The Thalassotalea sediminis genome includes the window TGAAAAAGCGTTTGATAACACGCCTTTTAGACCAGAAAAACCGTTAGCTAATGCTCACCAATTAGGTGAAACAACACTCATGTTCTTAGTGCACCCAACACTTACACAACAAGAAATAGAAAAAACTTGCCACGTTATTGAACAAATTTGCAACAAAATTGCAGACAGCAACATTTAACCTGTTAATATAACAAAAAGTTAACATTTTAAGATTAGCATCACGTGTTAACTTGCACTGAAATGTTAGCTTAATAATGTTTGGTATACAGGGTTTTCCCGATGATAAGAAAAATTGATTTAATTCCAAGCTCTGCAAAGTTACTACTCGCATTAACCTATGATGTTACCGCGCTAGGCGCGGCATTTTTTCTTGCCTATTTGATGCGTTTAGGCGCAACCAATATTTCCTTTGACTGGCCGGAATGGGCGGTATTTCTGCATGTATGTTTAGGCACAATGCTCATCTTTTATTTTCTCGGTATCTACCGCTCCGTCGTTAGATACTTTAACTCACGTGCAACACTTAAGGTTATCGGAATACTAGGGCTTTCAACGCTAATATTTTATCTATCCGGTTTATTTTTTGACGCCTTTGTACCGCGCTCAGTCCCGATTGTTTTTTTTGTTTTAGCCGCTAGTTTAATTGCCGGTGCGCGCGCGGTAATTGGACTAATAACTAATCATAAACTCTTTGATGAACGCGAAGCCGTGATCATTTACGGTGCAGGTAGTACGGGTCGTCAATTGGCGAATACGCTATTAGCAGGTAACCAATACCAACCTATTGCGTTTATCGACGAGAAAAGTCGATATCATGGTAGAGAAGTACTAGGCCTTAAAATATATGCATTGACGCATATTGAAAAATTACTCAAAAGTTATGGGCAATTTAAAGTGCTCATTGCGGTATCAAAAGTACGTCAAACACGCATGCAGGAAATTGTTGCCGCAATAGAGCCTCATGCGCTTGAGTTACTCGCAATTCCCCCGATGGCGGATATTCTGTCAGGAAAGCAAAAAATTGATGAATTACGTGAAGTTTCTATAACCGAATTATTAGGTAGAGAGCCTGTCGAACCAATCCCTGAATTACTCAGTGCTAACATCAAAAATAAGGTGGTCATGGTATCTGGCGCAGGTGGCTCAATCGGTAAAGAATTATGTCGACAAATCATTCATCAAGATCCAAAAAAGCTTGTTCTGTTAGATGTTAGTGAGGCCTTCTTATATGAAATTAATCAAGAGTTGAGTGAATACCTTCAAGAAGTTAATGCGACAATTCCACTCGTGCCCTTAATCGGCAATGTGCAAAACGGTATGCTGATGAGCAGCATATTCCATAGCGAACAAGTCCAAACAATCTATCATGCCGCCGCTTATAAACATGTGCCACTTGTTGAGCACAATGTCATGGCGGGTATCTCTAATAATGTGTTAGGCACTTATGAAATTGCTCAGGCAGCAATTTTCTGTGAGGTAGAAACA containing:
- a CDS encoding nucleoside-diphosphate sugar epimerase/dehydratase, whose translation is MIRKIDLIPSSAKLLLALTYDVTALGAAFFLAYLMRLGATNISFDWPEWAVFLHVCLGTMLIFYFLGIYRSVVRYFNSRATLKVIGILGLSTLIFYLSGLFFDAFVPRSVPIVFFVLAASLIAGARAVIGLITNHKLFDEREAVIIYGAGSTGRQLANTLLAGNQYQPIAFIDEKSRYHGREVLGLKIYALTHIEKLLKSYGQFKVLIAVSKVRQTRMQEIVAAIEPHALELLAIPPMADILSGKQKIDELREVSITELLGREPVEPIPELLSANIKNKVVMVSGAGGSIGKELCRQIIHQDPKKLVLLDVSEAFLYEINQELSEYLQEVNATIPLVPLIGNVQNGMLMSSIFHSEQVQTIYHAAAYKHVPLVEHNVMAGISNNVLGTYEIAQAAIFCEVETFVLISTDKAVRPANVMGATKRLAELILQSLAPRDHNTRFVMVRFGNVLGSSGSVVPLFKKQIRAGGPITITHPDIIRYFMTIPEAAQLVIQAGAMGTGGDVFVLDMGEPVKIVDLAYNITHLMGLTIKDAQNPQGDIEIKYSGLRPGEKLYEELLIDDHAQPTRHERILTANERSLCWPDVNRLLNQINDAMRAEDTDALRNILLNAPLEYRPEQESLENETNEKVSTSNPSSIAS